The following proteins come from a genomic window of Lolium rigidum isolate FL_2022 chromosome 5, APGP_CSIRO_Lrig_0.1, whole genome shotgun sequence:
- the LOC124653775 gene encoding probable serine/threonine-protein kinase PBL28, with amino-acid sequence MFNIVSTWNKKRRSKSLDQLNPWVYKTAELWQVKEQGAPLPLPAPRKRNCSTVFTLKEMEEATGRFSDKNLVGKGGFGRVYRGVLKDGQIVAVKKMDLPLSKQADGEREFRVEIDILSRLDHPNLVTLIGYCADGKNRFVVYEFMPKGNLQDILNGIGEVRLDWGKRLRIALGAARGLAYLHSSTAVGVPVVHRDFKSSNILLTEHFEAKISDFGLAKLMPQDLDLYATTRVLGTFGYFDPEYALTGKLTLESDVYAFGVVLLELLTGRRAIDLSQGPQDQNLIVKIHQMVGDRKKLRKVVDRDMGKGSYTLESVSMFAALAARCVCFESAGRPAMKDCVKELQLIMYANMKI; translated from the exons ATGTTCAACATAGTCTCGACATGGAACAAGAAGAGGAGAAGCAAATCACTTGATCAGTTAAATCCTT gggtgtacaagacAGCCGAGCTGTGGCAGGTGAAGGAGCAAGGCGCGCCGCTGCCCCTGCCCGCGCCGAGGAAGCGCAACTGCTCCACGGTGTTCACTctgaaggagatggaggaggcgacCGGAAGGTTCAGCGACAAGAATCTCGTCGGCAAGGGTGGCTTCGGCCGGGTTTACAGGGGCGTGCTGAAAGATGGGCAG ATTGTCGCCGTCAAGAAGATGGATTTGCCGCTGTCGAAGCAGGCCGACGGCGAGCGCGAGTTCCGCGTCGAGATCGACATCCTGAGCAGGCTAGACCACCCCAACCTTGTCACCCTGATTGGCTACTGCGCCGACGGGAAGAACCGGTTCGTGGTGTACGAGTTCATGCCCAAAGGCAACCTCCAAGACATCCTCAACG GCATCGGCGAGGTGAGGCTGGATTGGGGGAAGCGGCTGCGGATCGCGCTGGGCGCCGCGAGGGGGCTCGCATACCTGCACTCCAGCACCGCCGTCGGCGTGCCCGTCGTCCACCGGGACTTCAAGTCCAGCAACATCCTCCTCACCGAGCACTTCGAGGCCAAG ATTTCAGACTTTGGGTTGGCCAAGCTGATGCCGCAGGACCTGGACCTGTACGCCACCACCAGGGTGCTGGGCACCTTCGGCTACTTCGATCCTGAATACGCGCTG ACTGGGAAGCTGACGCTGGAGAGCGACGTGTACGCGTTCGGGGTCGTCCTCCTGGAGCTGCTCACCGGCCGCCGCGCCATCGATCTCAGCCAGGGCCCTCAGGACCAGAACCTCATCGTCAAG ATACACCAGATGGTGGGCGACCGGAAGAAGCTGCGCAAGGTGGTGGACAGGGACATGGGCAAGGGCTCCTACACGCTGGAGTCGGTGTCCATGTTTGCCGCCCTCGCCGCGCGCTGCGTCTGCTTCGAgagcgccggccggccggccatgaAGGACTGCGTCAAGGAGCTCCAGCTCATCATGTACGCCAACATGAAGATATGA